A window from Nycticebus coucang isolate mNycCou1 chromosome X, mNycCou1.pri, whole genome shotgun sequence encodes these proteins:
- the NAP1L3 gene encoding LOW QUALITY PROTEIN: nucleosome assembly protein 1-like 3 (The sequence of the model RefSeq protein was modified relative to this genomic sequence to represent the inferred CDS: inserted 4 bases in 2 codons; substituted 2 bases at 2 genomic stop codons), whose protein sequence is MPPLKGEEEEDLKETSEVKAEEKEVPKEISEVKSEEKEVPKEIAEVKAKEREVPKEIPEVKAEDKADSKDCMEVTAEVKEDPKGVPQAKAEDKQPKATEVXAKARIREAHKRVPEERLKERVNLKRARKGKTKREHPPKGVPYEFKFLPNPYFRNEMLMKTYXIKSKPDHNDPFFSWRWEIEDCKGCKIDWRRGKDVTVTTAQSHTTATGEIEIQTRVVPNVSFFNFFSXPEIPKIGKLEPREDAILDEDFEIGQILHDNVILKSIYYYTGEVNSIYYXDGRDYGNRKY, encoded by the exons ATGCCTCCCTTAAAgggtgaggaagaggaagacctTAAAGAAACATCTGAGGTGAAGGCTGAAGAGAAGGAAGTTCCTAAAGAAATTTCTGAAGTAAAATCTGAAGAGAAGGAAGTTCCTAAAGAAATTGCTGAGGTAAAAGCTAAAGAGAGAGAAGTTCCTAAAGAAATTCCTGAAGTAAAGGCTGAAGATAAAGCAGATTCTAAAGATTGTATGGAGGTGACAGCTGAAGTAAAAGAAGATCCTAAAGGAGTTCCCCAGGCAAAGGCAGAAGATAAACAACCTAAAGCAACAGAGGTTTAGGCAAAGGCTAGAATAAGGGAAGCTCATAAAAGAGTTCCTGAGGAAAGGCTTAAGGAAAGAGTGAATCTTAAAAGAGCAAGGAAgggaaagacaaaaagagaacatCCTCCGAAAGGTGTTCCTTACGAATTTAAATTCCTACCTAACCCATACTTCAGAAATGAAATGCTGATGAAGACATA AATAAAGTCAAAACCAGATCACAAtgatcctttcttttcttggagatGGGAAATTGAAGATTGTAAAGGCTGCAAGATAGActggagaagaggaaaggatgTTACTGTGACAACCGCACAGAGTCACACAACTGCTACTGGAGAAATTGAAATCCAGACGAGAGTGGTTCCTAATGTATCATTCTTCAATTTCTTTAG TCCTGAGATTCCTAAGATTGGAAAGCTGGAACCACGAGAAGATGCTATCCTTGATGAGGACTTTGAAATAGGTCAAATTTTACATGATAATGTCATCCTGAAATCAATCTATTACTATACAGGTGAAGTCAATAGCATCTACTATTAAGATGGCAGAgattatggaaatagaaaatattga